AAAAATCGAGTCTCGATTCAGTCCCTCGGGTCTATGTCACCTCCTTACAGTCAGTCTCTTCAAGCCCACACACTGCCCTTTCCCTGCAGCCCTGCAGACCATTTCCCCTCAACTACCCATCCAATCCCTTTCAAAAGCCTTGATTGATTCTACTTCCACAGGTCGTGAGTTACGGGATATAAGCCCTCTCTGTAAAAGGCCTTTCTTGTGTCCTctctatagagtcatagagaagtgcaGCACACAAACcggcccctcggcccatctagtccatgccaaaacaatTTGAACTGCCTAACCACAttgaccacagccctccatacccctactatccatgtacccatccaaatttctcttaactgttgaaatcaagctcacgtgcgccacttgtgctggcggctcattccacaccctgagcgaagaagtttcccctcatgttcccttaaacttttcacctttcaccctttagcCATGAACCCTGGTTGTTGTCCCaccctacctcagtggaaaagcctgcttgcatctaccctatctatacccctcatatgtCTATTGCCCTTCACCTTGAATCTCCAACTCTAACCCTGGAACCATACATTAATGAGAGCAGCTTCTCTCTGTGTACCCAGTCTAAACCTGTCTGTGGAGAGCAGGATAGAAAGAAGATGGGGCAAAATGAAGCAACAATATCACGTCCCATGAATGGGTAAACAAAAACACCAGTCTGAGGGATATTTCAGTATGGAAATCCATGGAAAACAGCTGGAGTCTTTGGGAAATTCATACAGAACAAACAAAATGCTTAAGGAACTCAACGGGGGAaagaaacagtcgacatttcgggccaaggcccttcatcgggactggaaagggagagggCAGAACAGGGAATCACAAGGCAGCACTGGGTTCTTCTAGTAACACCTGCAGACTCCACCTGAGACATATAAATGCACATTTGGTGAAGAAGTCTGTTCTCACCAGAAACCAAGTCATTCTTTTGGGAAAGTATGATGCTTTCTGGGAATGACAGAGGTTGGGTTTGACTTGTGAGTGAGTAGGTGGGGCAAACTAGTGTTGGGGCAGAAGTGTTCTATATGATGTTAGCAAAGAGTGCGAAAGCCATCAGGATGGATGTTAAGGGAACTGAGGAAAAGGGACAGAGAAGATCATCTGACCTCTGTTTGCTTTTAAATGAGAAGCTGGATTAGAATGAGAGGCAAACTTGATGAGATGAGGTGAGGCAGACTCTGTGGAGTTTAAATACAGGCAGAGACCAAATCGGCCTGATTTGCAATAATCCATTAGGTAGGAATTGTCCAACCAGTACATGTGACTATCCCATAAATGAAGATTGCAAGGAAACAAAATCTAAAAGCAGAGAAGGATTTCCATGGTGACATTGTCCGTGTTTGCCTTAGGAGCTGAGGAGTCGCAGGTTCTGGCGTTCAGTCTTAGCAGAGCTGCTCGGTTCACTGATCTTGGTTTCAGTTATCCTGGGAGCCTCTGCCCCTGGGCAGGAAGGTGGAGCTTCGGACCTGATGCAGGTGGCTGTGGCTGCTGGCTTTTCGGCACTCAGCCTGATCCACTGCTTTGGAGAAATCAGCGGGGCGCAGATGAACCCAGCTGTCACCCTTGCTTTCCTGTGCACCAGGAAGCTGGACTTCCTCCAGTTTGTGTTCTACCTTCTGGCGCAGTGCCTCGGCGCAGTGATTGGATCAGGGATCATCTACATGTCACTCCCGGCCAAGTCAACATCAAGACTTTTAGTCAACATGGTGAGTCCATTTTCCTTGCTAGTTCATTATGATGCTTTCTCTCTTGGTTTACAGTAAAGGTGCATTTTTCCAAAGTGGAGAATGGagccaaaacaaaacaaaagtaAACGAATCACTTCACGGTGGACATTGGAAAGCTGGGGAATGGCACAGAGTTGCTGACAGGCATTCTCATAAAAACATGGGCACTGAACACTCTTGTAATCTTACTACCTCTATACATCGATAAAGAGACCTATGAAAACATCTAAAAACATGCATCTTGATATTCATCATTGGTTGCTAGTGCCAAATGATGTGTGCAGTAACATCAGAGCATTGTACTTTACCTCCAAAATTCATTCCAATGAAGCCAGTGAAATAAATTTTGAAGTTGGAGTAGAATGTATTTGATGTTACTGACacgggctgcttaacaaggtaaagtcctatggtgttacaggaaagatactggcatagatagtggaatggctgacaggcaggagacagtgagtggggaaaaaagggggccttttctggttggctgccagtgactagtgatgttctgcaggggtcagtattgggaccactacttttcacattgtttgtcaatgatctgggtaatggaactgatggctttgtggcaaagtttgcagctgagtaggttacatggtcgacacaacattgtgggccgaagggcctgtaatgtgctgtagacttctgtgttctatgacatgaagataggtggagatgtaggtagtgctgaggaagcaatgtgattgtagcaggacttggacaaattggaagatcggacaaaaaattggcagatagaatatagtgttggaaaatgtatgataatgcattttagtaaaaggaacaatagtgcggactattatctaaatggggagaaggttcaaacatcagaggtgcagagggacttaggagtcctcatgcaagacccccagaaggttaacttacaggtcgagtctgtggtaaaagcaacaaatgcaatgttggcatttatttcaaggggaatagaatataaaaacaaggagataatgctgagcctttaacacactagtcaggctgcacttggagtattatcaacagttttgggtcccatagctcagaaaggatgtgttgtcataggagagaatccagaggaggttcacaaggatgattctgggactgaaggggttaacatatgaggagcgtttggctgctttgggcctgtactcactggaacttagaagcatgtggggggatctcattgaaacctaccgaatgttgaaaggactagataagatggatgtggagaggatgtttcctgtggtaggggaatccagaactaaagggcacagcctcaaaattgaaggccgtccttttagaacagaggtaaggaggaattttttttagccagggagtagtgaatctgtggaatgttctgccacagactgcgatggaggccaagtccgtgggtatatttaaggtggaagttgatcatttcctgattggtcagggcatcaaagggtatggtgaggaaggcaggtatatggggttgagtgggatccaggatcagccatgatggaatggtggagcagatttgatgggctgaatggcctaattctgctcctatgtcttatggtcttatgcgaTGGAGTCCTAGGTGACAGTTTCAACATCCTTAAGCAGGCAACAATGAAGGACAGGGGCTACATTTCCAAGTTCAGGTGGAGTGTGTCTCAGAGGGGAACTTGCAGTGGATGTGTCCCCCTGTGCCTGAGGTTCTGGCCCTCCTTCATGGTAAAGATCATGGGCTTGGGAAGTGCTGCTGGAGTAACCATTTGCATGTTTCCAAGCAGATCAACAAAGATGGAAATGCAGGCCAAGCACTGGTGATGGAGATTTTTGCCACATTCCAGCTGGTTTTCACAATATTTGCTGTGGATGATCATCGACGCAGGGAAGTGGGAGAGCCTGGAAATTTGGCAATAGCCTTCAGCCTGACGACTGGAATCCTGGCATCGGTAAGAACCATAATTATCCGTTGCTTAATCAGCG
The sequence above is drawn from the Mobula birostris isolate sMobBir1 chromosome X, sMobBir1.hap1, whole genome shotgun sequence genome and encodes:
- the LOC140191542 gene encoding aquaporin-4, with the protein product MPIREELRSRRFWRSVLAELLGSLILVSVILGASAPGQEGGASDLMQVAVAAGFSALSLIHCFGEISGAQMNPAVTLAFLCTRKLDFLQFVFYLLAQCLGAVIGSGIIYMSLPAKSTSRLLVNMINKDGNAGQALVMEIFATFQLVFTIFAVDDHRRREVGEPGNLAIAFSLTTGILASGKFSGGSLNPARSLGPAVITGIWEHHWVYWIGPILGAVLGGISYEFCFASSASQEKLIACITCKDIEIVETASVSRSSLLTVTQSAMRVKPTAKVQDHS